A section of the Polynucleobacter sp. AP-Jannik-300A-C4 genome encodes:
- the rnc gene encoding ribonuclease III — protein sequence MNARAVIETAPLQAQLGYTFKKLELLNQALTHRSHSKKNNERLEFLGDSILNCVVAEMLYERYSDLDEGDLSRVRANLVKQQALYEIAQTLSLSDYLRLGEGELKSGGFRRPSILADTLEAVTGAIFLDGGFDAAKTCLRKLYSIILTNVDPKTLGKDDKTLLQECLQSYQLPLPAYNVTGTSGAAHNQQFEVECLIPNLKVAVKGEGASRRAAEQAAAKLALVSALKALPQALGKPKKTRSAKKKAAKKVATEEQLNLKLKG from the coding sequence ATGAATGCCCGCGCCGTTATCGAAACTGCACCGCTGCAAGCGCAACTGGGCTACACGTTTAAAAAACTAGAGCTGCTCAATCAAGCCCTTACACACCGTAGTCATAGCAAGAAAAATAATGAGCGCCTTGAGTTTTTAGGCGACTCGATTCTGAATTGCGTTGTTGCAGAAATGCTCTATGAGCGTTATTCCGATTTAGATGAAGGTGATCTTTCTCGTGTTCGAGCAAACTTAGTCAAGCAGCAAGCGCTCTATGAGATCGCTCAAACGCTATCGCTATCAGACTACCTGCGTTTAGGTGAGGGGGAGTTAAAGAGCGGTGGTTTCCGTCGCCCATCCATTCTGGCTGACACACTTGAGGCGGTCACTGGCGCAATCTTTTTGGATGGTGGATTTGATGCGGCTAAGACGTGTTTACGTAAGTTATATTCCATCATTTTGACTAACGTTGATCCCAAGACTTTGGGTAAAGACGATAAGACTTTGTTGCAAGAGTGTTTACAGAGTTATCAGTTGCCACTACCTGCTTACAACGTAACCGGTACTAGTGGTGCAGCCCATAACCAGCAATTTGAGGTTGAGTGCTTAATACCCAATCTCAAGGTTGCCGTTAAAGGTGAGGGCGCCTCTAGACGTGCAGCAGAACAAGCGGCAGCTAAGTTGGCTTTAGTCTCTGCGCTGAAAGCCTTGCCACAAGCACTGGGTAAACCCAAAAAGACGCGGTCGGCTAAAAAGAAGGCGGCAAAAAAAGTAGCAACCGAAGAACAGTTAAATCTTAAGCTGAAGGGCTAA
- the era gene encoding GTPase Era, whose protein sequence is MFRCGTIAIVGRPNMGKSTLLNALVGQKISITSRKAQTTRHRILGIQNREEAQFIFIDTPGFQTRLMNTLNKALNRTVTTALQDVNVACFVVEAGYFGEDDKKVLKLLPDDLPVVLVLNKLDLFNSRFQTPSERDQALLNFIKEMARPWCELGGHEDQKCEFAEIVPMSAKSPGDVERLLDVLEGYLPEAPAVYDGDTITDRSERFLAAEILREKVFRFTGEELPYTSTVVIDQFKMDGKMRRIAATILVDRDSHKAMIIGAKGERLKKISTDARIDMEKLFDGKVFLETWVKVKRGWADDRAELRAQGLE, encoded by the coding sequence GTGTTTAGATGCGGCACTATCGCCATTGTTGGCCGTCCGAATATGGGCAAATCGACTCTCTTGAATGCTTTAGTTGGTCAGAAGATTAGTATCACGTCGCGCAAAGCTCAGACTACACGTCATCGGATTTTAGGTATTCAGAATCGTGAAGAGGCGCAGTTCATCTTCATTGATACACCAGGCTTTCAGACTCGTTTAATGAATACCCTGAACAAGGCCTTGAATCGTACGGTAACCACTGCCTTGCAAGATGTGAATGTGGCTTGCTTTGTAGTTGAAGCAGGTTACTTTGGTGAGGATGACAAGAAGGTCCTGAAACTACTTCCAGATGACCTGCCCGTTGTCTTAGTTTTGAATAAATTAGATTTATTTAATAGCCGCTTCCAGACTCCTTCTGAGCGTGATCAGGCGCTACTCAACTTTATTAAAGAGATGGCCCGTCCTTGGTGCGAATTGGGTGGCCATGAAGATCAAAAGTGCGAGTTCGCTGAAATCGTCCCGATGAGTGCCAAGAGTCCTGGAGATGTTGAAAGATTATTAGACGTGCTCGAGGGCTACTTGCCTGAGGCACCAGCAGTCTACGATGGCGACACCATCACCGATCGTAGTGAGCGCTTCTTGGCTGCTGAGATCTTGCGTGAGAAGGTCTTTCGTTTTACTGGCGAGGAATTGCCTTACACCAGCACAGTAGTCATTGATCAGTTCAAGATGGATGGCAAGATGCGCCGTATCGCTGCCACTATTTTGGTAGATCGCGACAGCCATAAGGCGATGATTATTGGTGCTAAGGGCGAGCGACTGAAGAAGATCTCAACTGATGCCCGTATTGACATGGAAAAGCTCTTTGATGGAAAGGTATTCCTGGAGACTTGGGTCAAGGTTAAACGTGGCTGGGCAGATGATCGTGCTGAATTACGGGCGCAAGGGCTAGAGTAA
- the acpS gene encoding holo-ACP synthase: MIIGIGTDILQIERLQAAYDRTNGRLAEKILGPDEMLVFKHRLARNHKRGIAFLATRFAAKEAFSKAIGLGMRMPMTWRSLQTLNEPSGKPVTSYLGALAQFMQDKNWEAQVTVSDEQDMAIAHIIVTQR, translated from the coding sequence ATGATCATTGGTATAGGCACAGACATTTTGCAGATCGAGCGGCTTCAAGCTGCTTACGATCGTACCAATGGACGTCTTGCTGAAAAAATACTGGGGCCTGATGAGATGTTGGTTTTTAAACATCGCTTAGCCAGAAATCACAAGCGGGGCATTGCTTTTTTGGCAACGCGCTTTGCGGCAAAAGAGGCATTCTCTAAAGCAATTGGCTTGGGCATGAGAATGCCAATGACGTGGCGCTCTTTACAAACACTCAACGAGCCCAGCGGTAAACCGGTTACCTCCTATTTAGGAGCGCTTGCGCAATTTATGCAGGATAAAAACTGGGAAGCTCAAGTTACGGTAAGTGATGAGCAAGACATGGCAATTGCCCATATCATTGTTACGCAAAGATAA
- the lepB gene encoding signal peptidase I — MNFALILFILVVVSGIAWIADRYYFAPQRRVAGIDRMPLWLEYTAGFFPVICAVFVLRSFLVEPFKIPSGSMIPTLQIGDFILVNKFTYGIRLPVINQKVVDLGSPKRGDVVVFRYPRDESIDYIKRVVAIPGDTITYQDKRLTVNDQPLQYSGGEPYLDPENMRYAKRFSESFPADLGGNKHEILNHPDRPVGMFPAERFPGFENCQYINAGLTCKVPAGHYFAMGDNRDNSADSRYWGFVPDKNIVGRAFFVWLNLGDLGRIGGFE; from the coding sequence ATGAATTTTGCTCTCATCCTTTTTATCTTGGTAGTGGTCTCAGGCATTGCTTGGATTGCTGACCGTTACTACTTTGCCCCGCAAAGACGTGTGGCTGGTATCGATCGCATGCCATTGTGGTTGGAATATACAGCTGGTTTCTTCCCGGTAATTTGCGCGGTCTTTGTGCTGCGCTCATTTCTTGTAGAGCCATTCAAAATTCCATCGGGATCCATGATCCCAACCCTACAGATTGGCGACTTTATTCTGGTGAATAAATTTACCTATGGCATTCGTTTGCCAGTGATTAATCAGAAGGTAGTTGATCTAGGATCTCCAAAACGTGGTGATGTTGTGGTGTTCCGCTATCCACGTGATGAATCCATTGATTACATTAAGCGTGTAGTCGCTATACCTGGCGACACTATTACTTATCAAGACAAGCGCTTAACGGTAAATGATCAACCTTTGCAATATAGCGGCGGCGAGCCTTACCTTGATCCAGAAAATATGCGCTATGCCAAGCGGTTTTCAGAATCATTTCCTGCTGACCTGGGTGGCAACAAGCATGAGATATTGAATCATCCTGATAGGCCTGTTGGCATGTTCCCTGCAGAGCGTTTTCCTGGATTTGAAAACTGCCAATACATTAATGCTGGACTTACTTGCAAGGTGCCTGCGGGTCATTACTTTGCGATGGGCGATAACCGTGACAATAGTGCTGATTCTCGTTACTGGGGATTTGTGCCGGATAAAAATATCGTGGGAAGAGCATTCTTTGTTTGGCTGAACCTCGGAGATCTAGGTCGCATTGGCGGATTCGAATAA
- the recO gene encoding DNA repair protein RecO has product MASIRVADEPAFVLHSIPYKETSLILDVFTRQYGRMALIAKGAKRPHSSLRPVLQRFQPLLVSWSGKSELRTLTKSEWVGGTPSLVGDALLCGFYLNELLVKFLAREDDYEKLYDHYTDTISALSNLELESKGLEEILRPFELTLLQETGYAAALDRCVETNSAPISNEQYVYQPERGVRPAQGDDPGHWPVLSGKSLLAIAAGDFSDQETLSESKQLMRFLLGLHLQDQVLTTRQILIDLKKI; this is encoded by the coding sequence ATGGCTTCTATTCGTGTTGCTGACGAACCTGCTTTTGTATTACACAGCATCCCTTATAAGGAAACTAGCTTAATTCTGGATGTCTTTACGCGTCAATATGGCCGTATGGCCTTGATTGCTAAGGGCGCTAAGCGTCCGCACTCAAGCCTTCGTCCAGTATTGCAACGCTTTCAACCTCTATTGGTTTCTTGGAGTGGTAAGTCTGAGCTACGGACATTAACGAAGTCAGAGTGGGTTGGCGGCACGCCATCTCTAGTTGGGGATGCTCTCTTATGCGGTTTTTATCTCAATGAGTTATTAGTCAAGTTTCTCGCGCGCGAGGATGACTATGAAAAGCTCTATGACCATTACACCGATACGATTTCTGCTTTATCTAATCTTGAGCTGGAATCCAAAGGTCTAGAAGAAATTCTACGTCCTTTTGAATTAACGCTCTTACAGGAAACAGGTTATGCAGCAGCGCTAGATCGCTGCGTGGAAACGAATAGTGCTCCGATCTCCAATGAGCAATATGTTTATCAGCCAGAGCGAGGCGTGAGGCCTGCTCAAGGGGATGATCCAGGCCACTGGCCGGTCTTGAGCGGCAAATCTCTGCTAGCCATTGCAGCAGGTGACTTTTCTGATCAAGAGACGCTTTCTGAGAGTAAGCAGTTAATGCGCTTCCTATTGGGATTGCATCTTCAGGATCAAGTGTTGACTACCCGTCAGATTTTGATTGATCTGAAGAAAATCTAG
- the earP gene encoding elongation factor P maturation arginine rhamnosyltransferase EarP has product MRWDIFCQIVDNYGDAGVCWRLARSLTSLHGQDVRIFCDDLPTLNLLASGVDPEIKRLIDVQPWEASHNNSRHPVDPPDVVIEAFGCDLPERYLAGLLIAPKKPIILNLEYLSAEPWIMDFHQKASPQAHGIPKYFFFPGFQENVGGILIDPIPKEPSLTKQLIPESLTPSWKLLRPDTKRISVFCYPGAPLLKWLEDLATLDENFDIVLTHGQREQLQFSSPNPSQPLTSPDSIQLISIPFVSQDEYDWVLSQCDFNIVRGEDSFVRAQLAGKPFIWHIYPQEDRAHETKLAAFLDLYLEDASQELKHAVIAAMTWAMPSDWDQSIDEWNAHSKAWRADLLEKQADGGLAARLMGFVA; this is encoded by the coding sequence ATGCGTTGGGATATTTTCTGTCAAATCGTAGACAACTATGGTGATGCCGGTGTTTGCTGGCGCCTAGCAAGAAGCTTAACAAGCCTTCACGGCCAAGACGTGCGCATTTTCTGTGACGATCTACCAACCCTTAATTTACTCGCTTCTGGGGTTGATCCTGAAATCAAGCGCCTGATCGATGTTCAGCCTTGGGAAGCAAGTCATAACAACAGCCGCCATCCAGTAGATCCTCCTGATGTAGTGATTGAGGCATTTGGATGTGATCTACCTGAGCGCTACCTTGCGGGCCTATTGATTGCCCCAAAAAAACCTATCATCCTCAATCTAGAGTATCTAAGCGCAGAGCCCTGGATCATGGACTTTCACCAGAAGGCATCTCCACAGGCGCACGGCATTCCGAAATACTTCTTCTTCCCAGGCTTTCAGGAGAATGTAGGTGGCATTTTGATTGATCCAATACCCAAGGAGCCATCTCTCACAAAGCAATTAATCCCCGAGAGTCTTACGCCCAGTTGGAAGCTCTTGCGACCCGATACAAAACGCATCAGTGTTTTTTGCTATCCAGGTGCACCACTACTGAAATGGTTAGAGGATCTGGCAACTCTGGATGAAAACTTCGATATCGTGTTGACACATGGTCAACGTGAGCAATTGCAGTTCAGCTCTCCAAACCCTAGCCAGCCACTTACTTCGCCCGACTCTATTCAGTTGATCTCCATACCGTTTGTTTCTCAAGATGAATATGACTGGGTACTCTCACAATGTGACTTCAATATTGTTCGGGGCGAAGATTCTTTTGTCCGAGCGCAGTTAGCTGGCAAGCCCTTCATTTGGCATATTTACCCCCAGGAAGATCGCGCTCACGAAACCAAATTGGCTGCATTTTTAGACCTCTATCTTGAAGATGCATCACAAGAACTCAAACACGCGGTCATTGCCGCGATGACTTGGGCAATGCCAAGTGATTGGGATCAATCAATTGATGAGTGGAATGCCCATTCCAAGGCTTGGCGAGCAGATTTACTGGAAAAACAAGCTGATGGTGGCTTAGCTGCCCGTCTAATGGGCTTTGTAGCCTGA
- the lepA gene encoding translation elongation factor 4, which translates to MDLIRNFSIIAHIDHGKSTLADRIIQLCGGLSDREMEAQVLDSMDIERERGITIKAQTAALTYKSKDGKTYNINLIDTPGHVDFSYEVSRSLSACEGALLVVDASQGVEAQTVANCYMALELGVEVVPVLNKIDLPQADPERAKKEIEDVIGIDASDAVTCSAKTGLGVQDVIEEMIALVPPPKGNAADPLQALIIDSWFDNYVGVVMLVRVVNGTLKPKEKITLMANGSSHLVEHVGVFSPKSVDRPELSAGQVGFVIAGIKELKAAKVGDTVTHTPGQQGRVPATEPLPGFKEVKPQVFAGLYPVESSEYDQLRESLEKLQLNDASLLYEPEVSQALGFGFRCGFLGLLHMEIVQERLERQYGMNLITTAPTVVYQVEQSDGTILSVDNPSKMPEASKINTILEPIVTVNLYMPQEYVGSIITLCVGKRGIQMDMNYLGRQVKLTYELPMAEIVLDFFDKMKSISRGYASMDYEFKEYRPADVVKVDILINSERVDALSVIVHRSNSQHRGREVVAKMRGIIPRQMFDVAIQAAIGSNIVARENVKALRKNVLAKCYGGDISRKRKLLEKQKEGKKRMKQVGNVEIPQEAFLAILQVDD; encoded by the coding sequence ATGGATTTAATCCGCAATTTTTCTATCATCGCTCACATTGATCACGGCAAATCCACGCTTGCTGATCGCATCATTCAACTTTGCGGCGGTCTCTCTGATCGTGAAATGGAAGCACAAGTTCTCGACTCGATGGATATCGAGCGTGAGCGTGGTATCACCATTAAGGCGCAAACAGCTGCGCTTACTTATAAATCCAAAGACGGTAAAACCTACAACATCAATTTGATTGATACGCCAGGACATGTCGATTTTTCATATGAAGTAAGTCGCTCGCTGTCTGCATGTGAAGGTGCGCTTTTGGTGGTGGATGCAAGTCAAGGCGTTGAGGCTCAAACAGTTGCTAATTGCTATATGGCGCTGGAGTTGGGTGTTGAGGTTGTACCAGTTCTCAATAAGATTGATTTGCCGCAGGCAGATCCGGAGCGAGCCAAAAAAGAAATTGAAGATGTTATCGGGATCGATGCATCAGACGCAGTAACCTGTTCAGCTAAGACTGGATTGGGTGTACAGGATGTCATTGAAGAAATGATTGCGCTCGTACCCCCACCCAAGGGTAATGCAGCAGATCCTTTGCAGGCTTTAATTATTGACTCTTGGTTTGATAACTACGTTGGCGTAGTGATGCTAGTGCGCGTTGTGAACGGCACCTTAAAGCCAAAAGAAAAAATCACCTTGATGGCAAATGGCTCAAGTCATTTGGTCGAGCATGTTGGCGTGTTTAGCCCGAAGTCCGTAGATCGCCCAGAGTTATCTGCTGGCCAGGTAGGCTTCGTGATTGCTGGCATCAAAGAGCTGAAAGCTGCCAAGGTGGGCGATACCGTTACCCATACACCCGGACAACAAGGTCGAGTTCCTGCTACGGAACCGCTTCCTGGATTTAAAGAAGTGAAGCCACAGGTCTTTGCAGGTCTGTACCCAGTAGAGTCCAGTGAATACGATCAACTCCGAGAGTCTTTAGAGAAGCTGCAATTAAATGATGCTTCACTCTTGTATGAGCCTGAGGTTTCACAAGCACTCGGTTTTGGATTCCGCTGCGGCTTCTTGGGTCTTCTCCATATGGAGATTGTGCAAGAGCGTTTAGAGCGTCAATACGGTATGAACCTCATCACCACTGCTCCAACGGTGGTTTACCAAGTTGAGCAGTCAGACGGCACTATCTTGTCGGTAGATAACCCGTCAAAGATGCCCGAGGCTAGCAAAATCAATACGATTCTTGAGCCTATCGTGACGGTCAATTTGTACATGCCGCAAGAGTATGTCGGTTCGATTATTACGCTATGTGTTGGTAAGCGCGGTATTCAGATGGATATGAACTATCTTGGTCGTCAAGTGAAGCTCACCTATGAGTTGCCTATGGCTGAAATTGTTTTAGATTTCTTCGACAAGATGAAATCCATCTCGCGTGGCTATGCATCCATGGATTACGAGTTCAAAGAATATCGTCCGGCTGATGTGGTTAAAGTCGACATTCTCATTAATAGCGAGCGCGTTGATGCACTCTCGGTAATTGTCCATCGTAGCAACAGTCAGCATCGCGGGCGCGAAGTGGTTGCCAAGATGCGCGGCATTATTCCGCGTCAGATGTTTGATGTCGCCATTCAGGCGGCGATCGGTAGCAATATTGTTGCTCGTGAAAACGTGAAGGCCTTACGTAAAAACGTATTGGCTAAGTGTTATGGCGGGGATATTTCTCGTAAACGCAAATTACTAGAGAAGCAAAAAGAAGGTAAGAAGCGCATGAAGCAAGTAGGTAATGTGGAGATTCCACAAGAAGCCTTCTTAGCCATTTTGCAGGTGGACGATTAA
- the nagZ gene encoding beta-N-acetylhexosaminidase, which yields MSKSTMKPGPITLDVLGLELNAEDRRRIMHPLTGGVILFGRNFANRKQLTKLTAEIKKLRSDVLISIDHEGGRVQRCRTDGFTHLPAMRKLGELWGSKNKSKHTAESAAIAMAAATACGYVLAAELRACGVDFSFTPVLDLDFGRSGVIGDRGFSRDPQITFALAKSLNEGLRLAGMANCGKHFPGHGWAEADSHVAIPVDERSLKQILNDDAKPYEWLDLSLTAVMPAHVIYPKVDKNPAGFSKIWLHSILRQELGFQGVIFSDDLSMEGASVAGSVVKGADMALEAGCDAVLICNRPDLADQLLSQLKVSKAKQAESAIRLNRLMPTTTTPAWDELQGEAQYQHAKGLLQQLKLIA from the coding sequence ATGAGTAAGTCGACCATGAAACCAGGCCCAATTACTTTAGATGTGCTTGGTCTTGAGTTAAACGCAGAAGATCGCCGTCGCATCATGCATCCTCTAACTGGTGGAGTAATTCTATTTGGCAGAAACTTCGCCAATCGCAAACAACTCACCAAACTCACTGCAGAAATTAAAAAACTCCGTTCTGACGTGTTGATCTCGATTGATCATGAGGGTGGACGCGTTCAGCGCTGCAGAACTGATGGTTTTACCCATTTGCCGGCCATGCGTAAGCTTGGTGAACTTTGGGGGTCTAAGAATAAATCAAAACACACCGCCGAATCTGCTGCGATTGCGATGGCGGCAGCGACTGCCTGTGGGTATGTTCTAGCTGCTGAGTTGCGAGCTTGTGGTGTCGACTTTAGTTTTACCCCAGTCCTGGATCTCGATTTTGGTCGCAGCGGTGTCATTGGAGATCGTGGATTTAGTCGTGATCCGCAAATTACCTTTGCGTTGGCGAAGAGTCTAAACGAAGGCTTACGCCTTGCTGGTATGGCGAACTGCGGTAAACACTTCCCGGGGCATGGCTGGGCAGAAGCAGATTCTCATGTAGCTATTCCGGTGGATGAGCGTTCCTTGAAGCAAATTCTGAATGATGATGCTAAGCCTTATGAATGGTTGGATCTCAGCTTGACAGCGGTAATGCCAGCCCATGTAATCTATCCAAAGGTTGATAAAAATCCAGCGGGCTTTTCTAAGATATGGCTTCATTCCATTTTGCGTCAAGAGTTGGGTTTTCAAGGCGTCATCTTTAGCGATGACCTTTCGATGGAAGGGGCAAGCGTTGCTGGCTCTGTTGTGAAGGGTGCTGATATGGCGCTTGAGGCGGGATGCGATGCAGTGCTGATTTGTAATCGTCCAGACCTAGCGGATCAATTGCTCAGTCAGTTGAAAGTCTCAAAAGCGAAACAAGCGGAGTCTGCTATTCGATTAAATCGTTTGATGCCAACTACCACTACTCCTGCTTGGGATGAGCTACAGGGTGAAGCGCAATATCAACACGCTAAAGGTTTACTCCAGCAATTGAAGCTCATTGCCTAG
- the efp gene encoding elongation factor P gives MKTAQELRVGNVVMIGTDAMVVLKAEYSRSGRNSSVVKMKFKNLLTGAPNEGVYKADDKFDVVILDKKDCTYSYFADPMYVFMDGDYNQYEVEAEFMGDALNYLEESMPCEVVFYEGKALSVAMPNSLVREIIYTEPAVKGDTSSGKVLKTAKLATGYELQVPLFCNTGDKIEIDTRTGEYRSRAN, from the coding sequence ATGAAAACAGCACAAGAACTCCGCGTTGGTAACGTAGTAATGATCGGCACTGATGCCATGGTCGTTTTAAAAGCAGAATACAGCCGCTCAGGCCGCAACTCTTCTGTTGTGAAAATGAAATTTAAGAACTTGTTAACCGGCGCACCTAACGAAGGTGTTTACAAAGCTGATGACAAATTCGATGTAGTCATCCTAGACAAGAAAGACTGCACCTACTCTTACTTCGCAGATCCAATGTATGTATTTATGGATGGTGACTACAACCAGTACGAAGTTGAAGCGGAGTTCATGGGCGATGCATTGAACTACCTTGAAGAGAGCATGCCTTGCGAAGTAGTATTTTACGAAGGTAAAGCCCTCTCAGTAGCCATGCCAAACTCTTTGGTTCGTGAAATCATTTATACAGAGCCAGCAGTTAAAGGTGATACCAGCTCAGGCAAAGTATTGAAGACTGCAAAACTAGCTACTGGCTATGAATTGCAAGTTCCATTGTTCTGCAACACTGGTGACAAGATCGAGATTGATACTCGTACTGGTGAATATCGTAGCCGTGCTAACTAA
- the pdxJ gene encoding pyridoxine 5'-phosphate synthase has protein sequence MNTQPKLELGINIDHVATLRNARGTIYPDPLKAARLAEEAGADLITLHLREDRRHIKDADLMALRPLIQTRMNLECAVTPEMINIACRVQPHDVCLVPEKREEVTTEGGLDVLGHFQAVQAATTQLKGAGIRVSLFIDPEEKQIQAAKDVGATVVELHTGRYADLSGDQQMQELERIRKAAQFGRSIGLRVNAGHGLHEGNVMPVAAIAELSELNIGHAIVAEALFKGWQKAITDMKALMVQGRANTSKAE, from the coding sequence ATGAATACCCAACCAAAGCTAGAACTTGGCATCAATATCGATCACGTTGCTACCTTGCGTAATGCGCGTGGCACGATTTACCCTGATCCATTAAAGGCTGCCCGTTTAGCTGAAGAGGCGGGTGCTGATTTAATCACCCTACATTTACGTGAGGATCGTCGCCATATTAAAGACGCCGATTTGATGGCCTTGCGCCCCTTAATACAGACACGTATGAACTTAGAGTGCGCCGTTACTCCGGAGATGATCAATATTGCTTGCCGAGTGCAGCCACATGATGTGTGCCTAGTTCCTGAAAAGCGTGAAGAGGTCACAACTGAGGGTGGCTTGGATGTGTTGGGACACTTTCAAGCTGTTCAAGCAGCTACTACGCAATTAAAAGGTGCAGGCATTCGGGTATCCCTGTTTATTGATCCAGAAGAAAAGCAAATTCAAGCTGCTAAGGATGTTGGAGCAACAGTAGTGGAGTTGCATACTGGGCGTTACGCAGATCTGTCTGGTGACCAACAAATGCAAGAGCTTGAGCGCATCAGAAAAGCTGCCCAGTTTGGTAGAAGTATTGGTCTGAGAGTTAATGCTGGGCATGGCTTGCATGAGGGAAATGTGATGCCGGTAGCTGCCATTGCGGAGCTCTCAGAACTCAATATTGGTCACGCGATTGTTGCTGAGGCACTTTTTAAGGGTTGGCAAAAAGCAATTACTGATATGAAGGCTCTGATGGTTCAGGGTAGAGCAAACACTTCCAAAGCGGAATGA